One window of Thalassovita mediterranea genomic DNA carries:
- a CDS encoding mechanosensitive ion channel family protein, whose product MTTQKLSRWEWIARLRTPLLILLCAAGLVAGAEYLWPDTDYVGTTLITARFLTIAAIGWATTSLADLAIKRRMSRLDIDAADNFLARKSATRLDVMRRVIVVLGAIATLACALVVVPWARQLGVSLLASAGIVGIAVGLAARPVLANLIAGIQIAFTQPIRIEDAVVVENEWGWIEEIDLFYVVIRIWDRRRLIVPLTHFIEKPFQNWTRKTGTIIGSVYWWLDYRAPVAKMRDKLQEILESTDLWDGEVCNLQVSETDTMTIQVRALATASTSPRAWDLRCYIREQMINWLQAEHPEAFPRIRARAEVAADEPMGFTPPPKPSDIELGDQSLDGSENIPEDHPLPKA is encoded by the coding sequence ATGACGACCCAAAAGCTTAGCCGTTGGGAATGGATCGCGCGGCTACGCACGCCCTTGCTCATTCTCCTTTGCGCTGCTGGCCTCGTCGCCGGCGCCGAATATCTCTGGCCCGATACCGATTATGTCGGCACGACGTTGATCACCGCCCGCTTTCTGACGATTGCCGCCATCGGCTGGGCGACAACCTCTCTCGCCGATCTCGCCATCAAGCGCCGCATGTCGCGGCTCGACATCGACGCCGCCGACAATTTCCTCGCCCGCAAATCTGCCACCCGCCTCGACGTTATGCGACGCGTCATCGTTGTTCTTGGCGCCATCGCAACACTCGCCTGCGCGCTTGTCGTCGTGCCCTGGGCGCGCCAGCTCGGCGTGTCGCTCCTCGCCTCAGCCGGTATCGTTGGTATCGCTGTCGGTCTTGCCGCGCGCCCGGTCCTCGCCAACCTAATCGCCGGTATCCAGATCGCCTTCACCCAACCCATCCGCATCGAGGACGCCGTCGTCGTCGAAAATGAGTGGGGCTGGATCGAGGAGATCGACCTTTTCTACGTCGTGATCCGCATCTGGGACCGACGCCGCCTGATCGTGCCTCTTACCCATTTCATCGAGAAGCCCTTCCAGAACTGGACCCGCAAGACCGGCACGATCATCGGCTCTGTCTACTGGTGGCTCGACTACCGTGCCCCGGTCGCAAAGATGCGCGACAAGCTTCAGGAAATCCTCGAGTCCACCGATCTCTGGGACGGCGAGGTCTGCAACCTCCAGGTTTCCGAAACCGACACGATGACCATTCAGGTCCGCGCGCTGGCCACCGCCAGCACCAGCCCCCGCGCCTGGGACCTTCGCTGCTATATCCGCGAGCAGATGATCAACTGGCTACAGGCCGAACACCCCGAAGCCTTCCCGCGGATCCGCGCCCGCGCTGAAGTCGCCGCCGACGAACCGATGGGGTTCACCCCGCCACCAAAGCCATCCGACATCGAGCTTGGTGACCAGTCGCTCGACGGCAGCGAGAACATCCCGGAGGATCACCCCCTCCCGAAGGCTTGA
- a CDS encoding glucose 1-dehydrogenase, translating to MELFKLNGKTALVTGSSGGLGESFARALSKAGARVVLAARRLEKLEALADEIKSQGGEALAVAMDVTDPASVESAFAKIQEELGAPCDIIVNNSGISRDNWYTKITEEEWRSVMETNVDGVWRVAKAASNALIDAGKPGSIINIASITALRPQYFISAYAASKAAVDHMTRVMALEGARYGIRVNAIAPGYYKTNINDEFLDSEAGDKMRKRIPMKRFGEHGELAGALLLLASDAGSYMTGATIVVDGGHTVNTL from the coding sequence ATGGAATTGTTCAAACTCAACGGAAAAACGGCGCTTGTTACCGGCTCATCCGGTGGCCTTGGTGAAAGTTTCGCGCGTGCCCTGTCAAAGGCCGGAGCCCGGGTTGTGCTCGCTGCGCGGCGCCTTGAGAAACTTGAGGCGCTGGCCGATGAAATCAAATCGCAGGGCGGCGAAGCTCTTGCGGTGGCAATGGACGTGACCGACCCGGCGAGCGTCGAATCGGCCTTTGCAAAGATCCAGGAAGAGCTTGGCGCGCCGTGCGATATCATTGTGAACAATTCGGGCATCTCGCGCGACAACTGGTACACGAAGATCACTGAGGAAGAGTGGCGCTCGGTCATGGAAACCAATGTCGATGGCGTCTGGCGCGTGGCGAAAGCGGCATCCAATGCGCTGATCGATGCTGGCAAGCCCGGCTCCATCATCAACATCGCGTCGATTACGGCCCTGCGCCCGCAATACTTCATCTCAGCCTATGCGGCGTCGAAGGCGGCCGTCGACCATATGACCCGCGTCATGGCGCTTGAAGGGGCCCGATATGGCATCCGCGTGAACGCAATCGCACCTGGCTACTACAAGACCAATATCAACGACGAATTCCTCGACAGCGAAGCGGGCGACAAGATGCGCAAGCGGATCCCGATGAAGCGCTTTGGTGAGCATGGTGAACTGGCTGGCGCGCTGTTGCTGCTCGCGTCCGATGCGGGCAGCTATATGACCGGCGCGACCATCGTGGTCGATGGCGGGCATACGGTGAATACGCTTTAG
- a CDS encoding Re/Si-specific NAD(P)(+) transhydrogenase subunit alpha gives MKLTILKETSPGETRVAATPESVKKLVGLDHTVTIESGAGVAAGFPDKAFSDEGATIASSAGEALQGADVLLKVRAPSAEEAGTYPEGLTVIALMNPFGMGDLLTAFNGKKLNTLAMEFTPRITRAQSMDALSSQSNLAGYRAMIEGATLYGRALPMMMTAAGTVAPAKVFVMGAGVAGLQAIATARRLGGVVTATDVRPAAKEQVASLGAKFIAVENDEFKEAETAGGYAKEMSDDYKKQQAELTATHIAKQDIVITTALIPGRPAPELVTEEMVKAMKPGAVIVDMAVATGGNCKLSKPDEVVDVNGVKVAGFSNLPARLPADTSSLYAKNLVAFLPLITAEDGSLNLETDDEIVTAMILTKGGETVNERLKS, from the coding sequence ATGAAGCTGACAATTCTGAAAGAAACAAGTCCGGGAGAGACGCGCGTCGCGGCAACCCCGGAATCGGTGAAGAAGCTTGTCGGCCTCGATCACACCGTCACCATTGAATCTGGTGCCGGTGTGGCTGCAGGCTTTCCGGACAAGGCTTTTTCAGATGAAGGTGCCACCATCGCAAGCTCCGCTGGCGAAGCGCTGCAGGGGGCCGATGTGCTCCTCAAGGTCCGCGCGCCGAGCGCAGAGGAAGCGGGCACCTATCCTGAAGGGCTGACAGTCATCGCGCTGATGAACCCGTTCGGCATGGGCGATCTTCTCACCGCCTTCAATGGCAAGAAGCTCAACACGCTCGCCATGGAGTTCACCCCGCGAATCACACGCGCCCAGTCGATGGACGCGCTTTCGTCCCAGTCGAACCTCGCCGGCTATCGCGCCATGATCGAAGGCGCGACCCTCTATGGCCGCGCCCTACCAATGATGATGACCGCCGCAGGTACGGTTGCCCCGGCCAAGGTCTTTGTCATGGGCGCAGGCGTTGCAGGCCTACAGGCCATCGCGACGGCCCGCCGCCTCGGCGGCGTGGTCACGGCCACGGACGTCCGCCCGGCTGCCAAGGAACAGGTCGCCTCGCTCGGCGCGAAATTCATCGCGGTCGAGAATGACGAGTTCAAGGAAGCCGAGACCGCTGGCGGCTACGCCAAGGAAATGTCTGACGACTACAAGAAGCAGCAGGCTGAACTGACGGCGACCCACATCGCCAAGCAGGATATCGTCATCACCACTGCCCTTATCCCGGGCCGTCCGGCCCCGGAACTGGTGACCGAAGAGATGGTGAAGGCAATGAAGCCCGGCGCTGTCATTGTCGACATGGCAGTCGCCACAGGCGGTAACTGCAAGCTGTCCAAGCCTGACGAAGTCGTCGATGTGAACGGCGTGAAAGTGGCCGGTTTCTCAAACCTGCCCGCACGCCTTCCGGCCGATACGTCCTCGCTCTACGCCAAGAACCTCGTCGCCTTCCTGCCGCTGATTACGGCCGAAGATGGATCGCTCAATCTCGAGACCGATGACGAGATTGTCACCGCGATGATCCTCACCAAGGGCGGCGAAACCGTGAATGAAAGGCTGAAATCATGA
- a CDS encoding proton-translocating transhydrogenase family protein, protein MKAIPVALSAFALALPAHAAEITNLNPTVFLAAIFALACFVGYYVVWSVTPALHTPLMAVTNAISSVIVVGAIVAAASSGLINGGWTAKILGGVAVALASVNIFGGFMVTQRMLAMYKKKGE, encoded by the coding sequence ATGAAAGCCATCCCAGTAGCTCTCTCGGCCTTTGCGCTGGCCCTGCCAGCCCATGCCGCCGAAATCACCAACCTCAACCCGACCGTCTTCCTGGCCGCGATCTTCGCGCTCGCCTGCTTTGTCGGTTACTATGTCGTCTGGTCGGTGACCCCGGCCCTCCATACCCCGCTCATGGCTGTGACCAATGCGATCTCTTCGGTGATCGTGGTCGGCGCCATCGTGGCAGCAGCATCGTCTGGCCTGATCAATGGTGGCTGGACCGCCAAGATCCTCGGCGGCGTCGCTGTCGCGCTTGCCAGCGTGAACATCTTCGGTGGCTTCATGGTCACTCAGCGGATGCTCGCCATGTACAAGAAGAAAGGGGAATAA
- a CDS encoding NAD(P)(+) transhydrogenase (Re/Si-specific) subunit beta, which translates to MEQFTNTWAPLLYLVAGMLFILALRGLSSPATARKGNRNGIIGMGIAVATTIALLWPQLDAVTWGILIAGAAIGAVIGAIIARRIPMTAMPQLVAAFHSLVGMAAVLVAAAALYAPAEFGIGTVGNIATVSLIELAVGSAIGALTFTGSVIAFAKLNGNMSGSPILLPARHLLNIALAVAIVALVVVLIMSSGGATWAFWTLTVLAFVLGITLIIPIGGADMPVVVSMLNSYSGWAAAALGFTLGNFALIITGALVGSSGAILSYIMCKGMNRSFISVILGGFGADDDGGASAGAQVDRPFKQGSADDAAFIMKNASKVIIVPGYGMAVAQAQHALKEMAELLKEEGVEVKYAIHPVAGRMPGHMNVLLAEAQVPYDEVFELEDINSEFNTSDVAFVIGANDVTNPAAKTDQTSPIYGMPVLNVEDAGTVLFIKRSMGSGYAGIQNELFFKDNTMMLLSDAKKMVENIVKAL; encoded by the coding sequence ATGGAACAGTTCACCAACACCTGGGCCCCGCTTCTATACCTTGTCGCGGGCATGCTCTTCATCCTCGCGCTGCGCGGGCTTTCCAGCCCGGCCACGGCGCGCAAAGGCAACCGGAACGGCATTATCGGCATGGGTATCGCCGTCGCCACGACGATCGCCCTTCTCTGGCCACAGCTTGATGCTGTCACCTGGGGCATCCTGATCGCAGGCGCCGCCATAGGCGCTGTAATCGGCGCTATCATTGCCCGCCGTATCCCGATGACGGCCATGCCGCAGCTGGTCGCTGCCTTCCACTCGCTGGTTGGTATGGCCGCCGTGCTCGTCGCCGCAGCCGCGCTCTATGCGCCAGCTGAATTCGGCATCGGCACAGTCGGCAATATTGCCACTGTCTCGCTGATCGAACTGGCAGTCGGCTCGGCCATTGGCGCGCTGACTTTTACCGGCTCGGTGATCGCCTTCGCCAAGCTCAACGGCAACATGTCTGGCTCGCCCATCCTGCTGCCAGCCCGTCACCTGCTGAACATCGCCCTCGCCGTCGCCATCGTGGCGCTCGTCGTCGTGCTGATCATGTCCAGCGGCGGCGCGACCTGGGCCTTCTGGACGCTGACTGTGCTCGCCTTCGTCCTCGGCATCACGCTAATCATCCCGATTGGCGGCGCAGACATGCCGGTCGTTGTTTCGATGCTCAACTCCTATTCCGGTTGGGCCGCAGCGGCGCTTGGCTTCACGCTCGGCAACTTCGCGCTAATCATTACCGGCGCGCTGGTTGGCTCGTCAGGTGCGATCCTGTCCTACATCATGTGTAAGGGCATGAACCGCAGCTTCATCTCGGTCATCCTTGGCGGCTTCGGCGCTGACGATGATGGCGGTGCGTCTGCCGGTGCACAGGTCGATCGCCCGTTCAAGCAGGGCTCTGCCGACGATGCGGCCTTCATCATGAAGAACGCGTCCAAGGTCATCATCGTGCCGGGCTATGGCATGGCGGTCGCCCAGGCACAGCACGCGCTGAAGGAAATGGCAGAGCTGCTCAAGGAAGAAGGCGTCGAAGTGAAATACGCCATTCACCCTGTCGCTGGCCGTATGCCGGGCCACATGAACGTGCTGCTCGCTGAAGCGCAGGTGCCGTACGACGAAGTGTTCGAACTGGAAGACATCAATTCCGAGTTCAACACCTCCGACGTCGCCTTCGTGATCGGTGCAAACGACGTGACCAACCCGGCCGCAAAGACCGACCAGACTTCGCCGATCTACGGCATGCCGGTCCTCAATGTTGAGGATGCAGGTACGGTGCTCTTCATCAAACGCTCCATGGGCTCCGGCTATGCCGGTATCCAGAACGAGCTCTTCTTCAAGGACAACACCATGATGCTGCTGTCCGACGCCAAGAAGATGGTCGAGAATATCGTCAAGGCTTTGTAG
- a CDS encoding EAL domain-containing protein, whose protein sequence is MTPDCNRCRNSAPLPIDITMAFQPIMNVNTGKPHTYEALVRGSEGEGAGAVLSQVTDETRYSFDQLCRTTAIRTASGLGLKEAEAAPRLSINFLPNAVYEPRACIRQTLGVAMETGFPLERIMFEFTENERMDTDHLLHILRTYRSMGFVTAIDDFGAGYAGMNLLAAFQPDYIKLDMELIRGIDASDPKKIIVDGILKIARKLDVTPICEGIETEGECETLSEMGVELMQGYYFARPEIGMLPVGGKAEDGWRMAVAG, encoded by the coding sequence ATGACCCCAGACTGTAATCGCTGCCGCAACAGCGCCCCTCTGCCTATCGACATTACAATGGCGTTCCAGCCGATCATGAACGTCAACACAGGCAAGCCCCACACATATGAAGCGCTTGTGCGAGGCAGCGAAGGGGAAGGCGCAGGAGCAGTGCTGTCTCAGGTCACCGATGAGACGCGCTATTCCTTTGACCAGCTGTGCCGCACGACCGCGATCCGGACGGCGTCCGGGCTTGGCCTGAAAGAGGCCGAGGCGGCGCCCCGCCTGTCGATCAACTTTCTTCCGAACGCCGTCTATGAACCGCGCGCCTGTATCCGCCAGACGCTGGGCGTTGCGATGGAAACAGGCTTTCCGCTCGAGCGGATCATGTTCGAGTTCACCGAGAATGAGCGGATGGACACAGATCACCTCCTTCATATTCTCAGGACCTATCGCTCCATGGGCTTCGTGACCGCTATTGACGATTTCGGCGCAGGCTATGCCGGAATGAATCTGCTGGCGGCCTTCCAGCCGGACTACATCAAGCTCGATATGGAGCTTATCCGCGGCATTGATGCGAGCGACCCGAAGAAGATCATCGTGGACGGGATATTGAAGATCGCGCGAAAGCTGGACGTCACACCAATCTGCGAGGGGATCGAGACGGAGGGTGAGTGCGAGACGCTGAGTGAGATGGGCGTCGAGCTGATGCAGGGCTATTATTTCGCGCGGCCAGAGATAGGCATGCTGCCAGTGGGCGGCAAGGCGGAGGATGGCTGGCGGATGGCTGTTGCGGGGTAG
- a CDS encoding DUF885 domain-containing protein, translating to MTLKPLMFAASALTLVLAGCATPETGAAGETASASVSGEADILTSVSEFAELNAEGLSWDRYMESFLEGYFELNPTFAVSQGRHEFDGQLPDWSDAGLEAQILYRQFAIELAQEMDAGSLSEADAFERQYLINTMKGELFWLTEADQPHLNPSFYLGPLGPSVYVARPYADAETRMKAFIAYAKNVPEAAAQAKANLKLPMPATYVKLGTAGFNGLADHYETGAREAFAEVQDEALIAEYDAVVAEAAAAMRSVADYIESEEGTEDGFALGPEKFSNMIALTEGVGISLDELEAIGRADLKANQDALAEACAVFAPGANMADCMAKMAANKPENGPVQEARDSLPALKQFLIDEDIVSIPGTEEALVAESPPYRRQNSAYISIPGPYEEGMPSVYYISPPDPSWDEATRAEYIPGKMDLLGTTIHEVWPGHFLNFLHANRSDSVFGQMFVGYAFAEGWAHYTEEMMLDAGLHDGDPETKIGQLSNALLRNCRYLSTIGLHTQGWSVDDSYELFREECYIDRGNALQQAARGTYDPAYLNYTMGKLMIRKLRNDWVAANYPDATGTEGWKEFHDEFLSYGGPNIPQVRQAMMDEEEARAVFGE from the coding sequence ATGACACTGAAGCCCCTTATGTTCGCCGCGTCTGCGCTGACGCTTGTCCTTGCTGGCTGCGCGACGCCTGAGACCGGCGCGGCGGGGGAGACGGCAAGTGCCTCTGTTTCTGGCGAGGCAGATATCCTCACGAGCGTAAGCGAGTTTGCAGAGCTGAATGCCGAGGGGCTAAGCTGGGACCGCTACATGGAGAGCTTTCTTGAAGGGTATTTCGAGCTTAATCCGACCTTCGCTGTCAGCCAGGGGCGGCATGAGTTTGACGGCCAGCTGCCAGACTGGAGCGATGCGGGCCTCGAAGCGCAGATCCTGTATCGCCAGTTTGCCATCGAGCTGGCGCAAGAAATGGATGCAGGTAGCCTGAGTGAGGCCGATGCGTTCGAGCGCCAGTATCTGATCAACACGATGAAGGGTGAGCTGTTCTGGCTGACCGAAGCTGACCAGCCGCATCTCAATCCGAGCTTCTATCTCGGCCCGCTTGGCCCGAGCGTCTATGTCGCCCGGCCCTATGCTGACGCGGAAACGCGGATGAAGGCGTTCATTGCATACGCGAAGAACGTCCCCGAGGCCGCTGCGCAGGCGAAAGCCAATCTGAAGCTGCCCATGCCGGCGACCTATGTGAAGCTGGGCACGGCAGGCTTTAACGGGCTGGCTGATCATTATGAGACCGGCGCGAGGGAGGCCTTTGCCGAGGTTCAGGACGAAGCGCTGATCGCCGAGTATGACGCCGTGGTCGCAGAAGCTGCGGCCGCCATGCGCTCTGTTGCCGACTACATCGAGAGCGAAGAGGGCACTGAGGACGGTTTCGCGCTCGGGCCGGAGAAATTCTCCAACATGATCGCGCTGACCGAAGGCGTTGGCATTTCGCTCGACGAGCTGGAAGCCATCGGGCGTGCTGACCTGAAGGCCAATCAGGATGCGCTGGCCGAAGCCTGCGCGGTGTTTGCCCCGGGCGCGAACATGGCTGACTGCATGGCCAAGATGGCGGCGAACAAGCCGGAGAATGGCCCGGTGCAGGAAGCGCGCGACTCGCTGCCTGCGCTGAAGCAGTTCCTGATCGATGAGGACATTGTCTCCATCCCGGGCACCGAGGAAGCGCTGGTCGCGGAGTCGCCGCCCTATCGCCGTCAGAACTCAGCCTACATTTCCATTCCGGGGCCTTATGAAGAAGGCATGCCGTCGGTCTATTACATCTCGCCGCCGGACCCGAGCTGGGACGAGGCGACGCGCGCCGAATACATTCCGGGCAAGATGGACCTTCTCGGCACGACGATCCACGAAGTCTGGCCGGGCCACTTCCTGAACTTCCTGCATGCCAACCGCTCTGACTCGGTCTTCGGGCAGATGTTTGTCGGCTACGCCTTCGCCGAGGGCTGGGCGCACTATACCGAAGAGATGATGCTGGATGCGGGCCTGCATGATGGCGACCCGGAAACCAAAATCGGCCAGCTGTCGAACGCGCTGCTGCGCAATTGCCGCTACCTTTCGACGATTGGACTGCATACGCAGGGCTGGAGCGTCGATGACAGCTACGAGCTGTTCCGCGAGGAGTGCTATATCGACCGCGGCAATGCGCTGCAGCAGGCCGCGCGGGGCACGTATGATCCGGCCTATCTCAATTACACGATGGGCAAGCTGATGATCCGAAAGCTGCGCAATGACTGGGTGGCGGCGAACTATCCGGATGCGACGGGCACCGAAGGCTGGAAAGAATTCCATGACGAGTTCCTGTCCTATGGCGGCCCCAATATTCCACAGGTCCGTCAGGCCATGATGGACGAGGAAGAAGCGCGCGCGGTTTTCGGGGAGTAG
- a CDS encoding transketolase, with protein MTADLDHLKTIEQRLLWLSAWTVHNANNIRKKEDGAIKVGGHQASCASMVPIMTALYFNTLKPEDRVAVKPHASPVFHAMQYLMGNQTREKLENFRGYGGAQSYPSRTKDVDDVDFSTGSVGLGVAATAFNSLVQDYVAAKGWLGETPLGRQVALVGDAELDEGNVYECLQEGWKHDLRNTWWIIDYNRQSLDGVVHEGLWEKIDAIFKAFGWRTVVLRHGVLQREAFREPGGEALKEWIQNCPNMDYSALTYKGGKAWRKRLMNDIGDQGDVSALLDKRSDEELDALMNNLGGQCLATLTEAFDQIDDDKPTVFLAYTIKGWQTPLAGHKDNHGGFMNNPQFAEFQKRMGVPEGEEWDKFATVEEEEGLQKFLDSVPFFAKGTRRYTAPAIKSPGPVWLDDRELATQAGFGKILDALARGDSDLADHIVTMSPDVTSSTNLTGWVNRRSLFARREVSDTFKEQSIPSAQKWEFSPEGQHFELGIAEMNLFLHLGQCGLAHSHFGTRLIPIGTLYDPFIARGLDALNYACYQDARFIVAGTPSGITLAPEGGAHQSVGTQLIGMSQDGLVSFEPAFLDELSIIMDWSFDYLQRSGENDPDERTWLRDETGGSVYLRLSTRPIEQLGPRNRDNEEFRRGVVDGAYWLREPGPNCEVVIAYQGVIAPEAIEAAGRIGNDRRDIGVLAVTSADRLNSGWTAARRARAKGHSSAMSQIERLMAKVPRDATLITVTDGHPATLAWIGSVAGHMTAPLGVEHFGQTGTIPDLHRHFQIDTDAIVNAANHLSAGRRIRLSNP; from the coding sequence ATGACCGCCGATCTCGATCATCTCAAAACCATCGAACAGCGCCTGCTCTGGCTCTCGGCCTGGACGGTCCACAACGCCAACAATATCCGCAAGAAGGAAGACGGCGCGATCAAGGTGGGCGGCCACCAGGCGTCCTGTGCCTCCATGGTGCCGATCATGACGGCGCTCTATTTCAACACGCTGAAGCCGGAAGACCGCGTCGCCGTCAAACCGCACGCCTCGCCTGTCTTCCACGCCATGCAATACCTGATGGGCAACCAGACGCGCGAGAAGCTCGAGAATTTCCGCGGCTATGGCGGCGCCCAGTCCTATCCAAGCCGCACCAAGGACGTCGACGATGTCGACTTCTCCACCGGCTCTGTCGGTCTCGGCGTTGCGGCGACTGCCTTCAACTCCCTCGTGCAGGACTATGTCGCCGCCAAGGGCTGGCTAGGCGAGACCCCGCTTGGCCGGCAGGTCGCCCTCGTCGGTGACGCCGAACTCGACGAAGGCAATGTCTATGAATGCCTTCAGGAAGGCTGGAAGCACGACCTTCGCAACACATGGTGGATCATCGACTATAACCGCCAGAGCCTCGACGGCGTTGTCCATGAAGGCCTCTGGGAAAAGATCGATGCGATCTTCAAGGCCTTTGGCTGGCGTACCGTCGTGCTGCGCCATGGCGTCCTGCAGCGCGAAGCCTTCAGGGAGCCGGGCGGCGAGGCCCTGAAAGAGTGGATCCAGAACTGTCCGAACATGGACTACTCCGCCCTCACCTACAAAGGCGGCAAGGCCTGGCGCAAACGCCTGATGAACGACATTGGCGATCAGGGCGACGTCTCCGCCCTTCTCGACAAGCGCAGCGACGAGGAACTCGACGCCCTGATGAACAATCTCGGCGGCCAGTGCCTCGCAACGCTCACCGAAGCCTTCGACCAGATCGATGACGACAAGCCGACTGTCTTCCTCGCCTACACGATCAAGGGCTGGCAGACCCCGCTCGCAGGCCACAAGGACAATCATGGCGGCTTCATGAACAATCCCCAGTTCGCTGAATTCCAGAAGCGCATGGGCGTTCCGGAAGGCGAGGAATGGGACAAGTTCGCCACCGTTGAGGAGGAAGAAGGCCTCCAGAAATTCCTCGATAGCGTTCCCTTCTTCGCGAAAGGCACGCGCCGCTACACCGCCCCGGCCATCAAATCCCCCGGCCCGGTCTGGCTGGATGACCGCGAACTCGCAACGCAGGCTGGTTTCGGCAAGATCCTCGACGCCCTCGCCCGCGGAGACTCCGATCTCGCCGACCACATCGTCACCATGTCGCCGGACGTGACCTCCTCAACCAACCTCACTGGCTGGGTCAATCGCCGCTCGCTCTTTGCCCGGCGTGAGGTCTCAGACACCTTCAAGGAGCAGTCGATCCCGTCCGCGCAAAAGTGGGAATTCTCGCCCGAAGGCCAGCATTTCGAGCTTGGCATCGCAGAGATGAACCTCTTCCTCCATCTCGGCCAGTGCGGGCTTGCGCACAGCCATTTCGGCACCCGCCTCATCCCGATCGGCACACTGTACGATCCGTTCATCGCGCGCGGCCTCGATGCCCTCAACTATGCCTGCTATCAGGATGCCCGTTTTATCGTCGCAGGCACTCCGTCCGGCATCACGCTCGCGCCCGAAGGCGGCGCCCACCAGTCGGTCGGCACGCAGCTCATCGGCATGAGCCAGGACGGCCTTGTCAGCTTTGAGCCAGCCTTCCTCGATGAGCTTTCCATCATCATGGACTGGAGCTTCGACTACCTCCAGCGCTCCGGCGAGAACGACCCGGATGAGCGCACATGGCTGCGCGATGAGACCGGCGGCTCGGTCTATCTCCGCCTCTCCACTCGCCCCATCGAACAGCTCGGCCCCCGCAACCGCGACAATGAAGAGTTCCGGCGCGGCGTCGTCGACGGCGCCTACTGGCTACGTGAACCCGGGCCCAATTGCGAAGTTGTCATCGCCTATCAGGGCGTCATCGCCCCGGAAGCCATCGAAGCAGCAGGCCGCATCGGCAATGACCGCCGGGATATCGGCGTCCTCGCCGTGACCTCAGCTGACCGTCTCAATTCAGGCTGGACCGCCGCCCGCCGCGCCCGCGCCAAAGGCCACAGCTCGGCGATGAGCCAGATCGAACGCCTCATGGCAAAAGTCCCGCGCGACGCGACTCTCATCACCGTCACCGACGGCCATCCCGCCACCCTCGCCTGGATCGGCTCCGTCGCCGGCCACATGACCGCCCCGCTCGGCGTCGAGCATTTCGGCCAGACCGGCACCATCCCCGACCTCCACCGCCACTTCCAGATCGACACCGACGCCATCGTAAACGCCGCGAACCATCTGAGTGCGGGAAGGCGGATCAGGCTTTCAAATCCCTAA